The Solibacillus sp. FSL R7-0668 genome includes the window ATGAAGTATGGTCACCGCGATTTACGTAATGTGCTAGAACGTTCAAGCGCGCGTGAAACAACAGTACGTGTAGCCGTGGGTTCGGTTGCTAAAGCCTTATTAAATGAGTTAGGCATCTCCATCGTTGCCCATGTAACCGAAATCGTTGGTATTAAAGCAGATGCAGCCTTATTAGAAGGCAAATCAGCAGATGAAATTCGTGACATTGTAGAAGAGGATCCGTGCTACTGTGTAGACCCAGATGCTTCTGCAAAAATGGTAGAAGCAATTGACGATGCGAAAAAAGCAGGCGATTCAATTGGTGGGGTTGTTGAGGTGATCGTAGAGGGCTTACCAGCTGGAATTGGCTCATACGTGCATTATGACCGTAAATTAGATGCTAAGCTTGCCGCAGCGATGTTAAGCATTAATGCCTTCAAAGGTGTGGAATTTGGTATTGGCTTTGAAATGGCACGCAAAAAAGGATCGGAAGTGCATGATGAAATTTTATGGGATGAAGAAAATGGCTATACACGTGCAACTAATCGCTTAGGTGGCTTAGAGGGCGGTATGACAACAGGTATGCCAATCGTTGTACGTGGGGTGATGAAACCAATTCCAACATTGTATAAACCACTACAAAGTGTCGATATCGAAACAAAAGAGCCCTTTAAGGCAAGTGTAGAGCGTTCAGACAGCTGTGCGGTTCCAGCAGCATCGATTGTTGCAGAGCATGTTATTGCCTGGGAAATCGCGAATGCGATCATGGAACAGTTCCATAGCGACCAATTACCACAATTAAAGGCGCAATTAGATGCAATGCGTGCGTACACGAAGGAGTATTAATATGAAAATTCCAGTTCGTGCTGCATCCCATTCTTATGCTGTTACGATTGGGAAAGGCATATTAAATGAAGCGATCATGTCTTTGCAAGAGGTGTTTGCAAAGGCAGATAAAATCATTGTATTAACAGACGAAAACGTATGGGCAGCGCAGCAAAGCTATTTTGAAGCAAATTTCCCACATGCGTTTCAAGTAAAGGTAATGCCTGCGGGTGAGGCTTGTAAAACCTTTGATAATTACAATGCGGTACAAACGTTTTTACTAGAGCAAAAATGTACGCGTAAATCACTCGTTATTGCCCTTGGTGGTGGTGCGGTTGGTGATTTAGCGGGCTTTGTTGCTGCAACGTATATGCGCGGAATTCCGTTCATTCAAGTACCGACAACTATTTTAGCGCATGATTCGGCGGTTGGTGGCAAAACAGCAATCAACCACGCGCTTGGAAAAAATATGATTGGTGCATTCTATCAGCCAGAAGCGGTTGTTTATGATACGAACTTTTTACAAACATTGAGTGAAAAAGAAGTGCGCTCAGGTATGGCAGAGGTCATTAAGCACGCCTTAATTTCAGATTCACAATGGGTTGAAGAACTGCTGGAAGGCGAGCATGTCACCGAGCTTCCTGAAGAGCTATTAGCAAATTATTTAGCGCATGGTGTGCAAGTGAAAGCCAGCATTGTTGAGCAAGATGAAACCGAGCAATCTGTGCGAAAATTTTTAAATTTAGGTCATACGTATGGTCATGCGATTGAAGCGGCAGCTGGCTATGGTCGAGTGGCGCATGGTGAAGCGGTGATGATTGGCCTAGTTTACTGCTTATTATTAAGTGAGCGCTATGGCAAAATCAATCATGCGTTTACAAAGCGCTTCTTACATTTTGCTGAGGAAAATGGCTATCCATTTGCAGCGGTGCATGACTTTAAATTTGAGCAGTTAACCGAATACTTAATGAAAGACAAAAAAGCGGATTACGGACAATTACAATTCGTATTATTAGAGACAATTGGCAAGCCGTTTGTTCAGAAGGTAGAACTTGCGGAGTGCAAAGAAATAGATGAAGAACTTAGACAGTTACTAGCGGAGGTGCAAGCATGATTCGAGGAGTACGCGGTGCGATTACCATACCAGAAGACAAGGCAGAATACGTATGGAACGAGACAGCAAGACTTGTCCAAGAGGTCGCACAAAGAAATAAAATCGAACCTGAAGATATTGCATCGGTAACGATTTCGACGACCCCGGACATTCATTCAGCTTTCCCAGCAAAATCTGTA containing:
- the aroC gene encoding chorismate synthase, whose product is MRYLTAGESHGPQLTTIIEGLPSLLPVTAEKINYDLKRRQGGHGRGRRMQIETDTVEIVSGVRHGKTLGSPVALVVTNDDWKHWTKIMGAEELPEDIDPNEIKRQISRPRPGHADLVGGMKYGHRDLRNVLERSSARETTVRVAVGSVAKALLNELGISIVAHVTEIVGIKADAALLEGKSADEIRDIVEEDPCYCVDPDASAKMVEAIDDAKKAGDSIGGVVEVIVEGLPAGIGSYVHYDRKLDAKLAAAMLSINAFKGVEFGIGFEMARKKGSEVHDEILWDEENGYTRATNRLGGLEGGMTTGMPIVVRGVMKPIPTLYKPLQSVDIETKEPFKASVERSDSCAVPAASIVAEHVIAWEIANAIMEQFHSDQLPQLKAQLDAMRAYTKEY
- the aroB gene encoding 3-dehydroquinate synthase; the protein is MKIPVRAASHSYAVTIGKGILNEAIMSLQEVFAKADKIIVLTDENVWAAQQSYFEANFPHAFQVKVMPAGEACKTFDNYNAVQTFLLEQKCTRKSLVIALGGGAVGDLAGFVAATYMRGIPFIQVPTTILAHDSAVGGKTAINHALGKNMIGAFYQPEAVVYDTNFLQTLSEKEVRSGMAEVIKHALISDSQWVEELLEGEHVTELPEELLANYLAHGVQVKASIVEQDETEQSVRKFLNLGHTYGHAIEAAAGYGRVAHGEAVMIGLVYCLLLSERYGKINHAFTKRFLHFAEENGYPFAAVHDFKFEQLTEYLMKDKKADYGQLQFVLLETIGKPFVQKVELAECKEIDEELRQLLAEVQA
- the aroH gene encoding chorismate mutase, which codes for MIRGVRGAITIPEDKAEYVWNETARLVQEVAQRNKIEPEDIASVTISTTPDIHSAFPAKSVRTMEGWQYVPIMCMHEMDVPGALPLCIRVLLHVNTETAQKDIHHVYLEEAVKLRPDLVK